Part of the Bacillus sp. N1-1 genome, TTAGGACCGGATTTGGATTCACTGGAGAAGGTGTGCCTTCAAAGTCAGCTTTTGAAAGAACGCTGACATTATCCGTGTTATAAAGTTTTTTAACTTGTTTTTCAAATACGCTTGTCGTTGTATTTGCAATATCTACTGCTTGCTGTGGATCAGGGTCTTTAACAGATAGAAGAACAACTTGTGAATTTTGAGCGTTACTCACAGTAATCTTGCTTTCTATTGCTCCTGTCGACATGTCAAGATCAAGCTCTTTCTTCACTTCATCTAGAATCTTTGGACTCTTAATAAGTACACTATATGTATTAATCAGTGCTACGTCTGTATTGATCTGATTTTGATCAATGCTATTCTCAGAACTTTTATTTTGATTCACTAGAATTTGGGTTGAAGTTTCATAAATTGGGGTAAGAAAGAAATAAGAGACAACACCGCTCGTTGCTGTAGCGAGTAAAGTAATAAGTAGAATAAGAGCC contains:
- a CDS encoding Wzz/FepE/Etk N-terminal domain-containing protein, whose protein sequence is MEETISLKEIFEVLKKRLALILLITLLATATSGVVSYFFLTPIYETSTQILVNQNKSSENSIDQNQINTDVALINTYSVLIKSPKILDEVKKELDLDMSTGAIESKITVSNAQNSQVVLLSVKDPDPQQAVDIANTTTSVFEKQVKKLYNTDNVSVLSKADFEGTPSPVNPNPVLNMAIALVVGLMVGVGLAFLLEYLDNTIKTEEDIEKVLGLPVLGTIAVIEDKEAGITKKKGKKSVRGEALES